Within Thunnus thynnus chromosome 15, fThuThy2.1, whole genome shotgun sequence, the genomic segment GAAGTAAACAGTTTCTTACTTGGACCTTACATCCACTGACTTCTCTAGGTAACGTTAGCTTACCGTGCATTCAATAAACTCAGTCGAAGCTTCATCTTCGTACGGTGTTTCGAAACTGTCCATTGTTTAATGTCGTACGACTAGCGTACAACACTAACGAATTTACGTGTGTGTATGGTTtatattgtttgtattgtatagCACTTGGCTCGGCAAAACAGCTTTGACAACAGTGATGACTACTTCCTGTACGCTCATGTTACCGAGTTCGTTCGTTGGGTGAGAGATCTCGCGAGAGtaatcattttaactcaaaccatgatctttccctaactaagtgtttttattttttggtgcctaaacctaaccagaccttaaccacagcgctatcacatcataaaacataatgattTTGAACAACTCGCACAATGGAGAAACAATTAATCTCGCGAGAGTTTCACAAATCTAGGGTCACCACCAAGACAGGCCTACATGGTATCAGAAACGTATGCACCcttttgaaaaacacacacattgtgaaTGCCCGTGTCCGCCCCCTGTTGTCTGGGAACTCAACTGCAATCAAATTCAACTGCTCATACTGGAGACAAGGCTGCAAAGATTTGTACATATTCGGTTTATTTGGTTCTAAGAAGAATTTGCTTCatatgtacaaaaaacaaacagctgttttttggAAAATGGGGCACTTCTCAAGCTGTGTGAGGCATTTGCACAGCATTCAGTAGCTTGAAGGATAAAACCATGAAGCTGTATGATCCAGTAAACAAGACCACAATGGACTCCTTCATATATTATTTCAGTACATTGGAGGTCTGAGTAACTACAAAGATATCAGTCTACAGATACCTCAGTAATTAGTTTAAATGACCATTTCATTTCACAAGCCATGTTGACATGGATACAAATAAGGACTTACAGGTATAACTCCATCATATTTACATGCAATTTTGAATATGTACACTGACCAATGATCCACACCCTCCTCTCCTTAGGAGGCTTTATGTAAATTATAATTACATACATTGGTTTGCTTTTAGGAACATGGCTCACTACTCAGCTTCAGAATCTGGTTTCCTAATGATTTCACAAGTATGTTGTTCTTTTCAAAGGCCATTATCACACTGCAGATAAAACAAATCCCAGTTTCAATACCTGCTGTAGTTATCTAACCAAAACCAAGAGTTAGGACAGATGCATTTACAGAAAGAGTAAAAGAAAGTTGTGACTGCAATCCAAAATACTGCAAATCATTATGAAGTATCACAGTAAGGGGATATACTCTGGTGCATTATCTTAAGTCactataaatacaaaaatatcacACCAGCATCATCCATACCACTTTAAAGCTGTGAAAGTTAGATGGGCAGGCGCAAAAGCATGAGGGGCCTGTGTCTGATGATTATAAATCTTAATTTACAGTTTACTGCTCATATCTCTGTTAATAAAAGCAGGACAAATAAATAAGCTGCTGAAGACAGAATGAGAACTTCAGGACGCCATACAGGGAGACACTGACACTTTCGAAAATCAAGAACAAATGACTATGGCAATGTCACTGATCAAATATCTAAAGAGACaggttgagatgtttcagtagCAGGAGGGTTTAGGTATCTGGTCAGGTGGCGAAACGTCAGTTTGAAGAGTTGTAGCGTCCTCCTGGAAGATTGTTCAAACGGGAACGCAGCTCCTTCCGGACCTGGGTCACCCTCGCCAGTTTGCGTTTGTACTCCTGAAAAAGTCCACCACAGAAAAGGTCCATCAGAGTTCAAAGATCAATAGTCTGGATGAGTGTTGTTGTGATTTTGGGCTAGTAGACAGATGTAAGTAAAGAACTGAGATCATGTAATTAGACAATTGAAGTCAAGGATATTAACAGCACATACAGTTAAAGATCTCACTGAAGATTAATAACAAAAGTTTGGATTTCTGGATAAAAACTTGCATCAAAGACTTGACATATTTTGTGTTGTCTCTTTCATTACATTAATCTCTCTAGAAAACTACACCACATAAATGAAAAATCTAAATACGTGAAGGTATTCTGAGCATGTTAAATGGATGTTTTAGGCTGTTAAGTTTGCAATTAAGTCTAGCCTTCCTCAAACTCAAACCACTGGATGTATAATgagatttgattttctttaaacaatCTATACATTTTTACTCTGCAGGGTTATGACTTCTTCATTTGCATCTAAAAAATCTATGAAagatcaacaataaaaaaaaaacctcttctATTTGATTTAGAGACTATACTGCGCAAGAAGGTTGAAGTATTTaggtttatttaacatttttgtagTAAAGAAATTAAACAGTGGACCATAAAGACGTGGATGAAATTTACACAGATCAGGGCTGTGCCACAAAGCTAGAAATCAATCAGCaaaagagaaaattatttttgacaAATGATTTCTCCTAATTCACATATATATAAAGATTACTTTTAAAAAGGTACAGTGATATGAAGTCAGTCATGTTTCATTCTCTGCTCCAGCTTTGCTTcacttttgtgtttattgtatATGAACAAACAGCTGGTGCATGTGTGGGTGTTGTGCAAGCAGAACACATTTCTTCATGCTATGGGAGGTTTTAAAGTTCATCATGAATCACAAACCTCAAAAACTGTTTCATCAATACTGCAAAAATATGACGGAGTGTTGTGAACATAAGAAATAACCCTGATAAATACAAAGATTCCTGAAATCTTGTTGTTCTTTTGCTAATTTGTGATAACATGTAATTATTTCCTCTATCTGAAGCTAAATTATCTAGTGTGTAGCAAATATTTACTGTGTTGATACcacaaaaaaagtgtaaatacTGTTAGTACAAACCATCTTTGAAATTCAAATTGGTACAATGCATGCATCACCAGGAGCTGCAAGTGttacagcaaaataaaagcactcacaagatcagttttcttttttatttccagttttttATTACAGAGACTTGACTGTGTGAAGATACAAATATGAAATACTTTATACTCTTGGTATCCTGTGGATAGAGGCTGGACAGTTATTGTCAAAGCATGACTATGAGAAAACAATACAGTCTGTAGTTTAGTTTTTCAAGATCTAACACTGGGCGTTTTAGTCAATACTTACCTTGTGGGAGGTACACACCAAGTGAACAGAGCTATATGAAAACCTGACTTGGATGTCAAGTGTGTATTTAATTAGGAATATTTCATCTGTTTGTAATGCAGCAGGCTTAAACTGAAACTATAATCTACAGTTTGGTTCTATATGAAAACAGGCACTCTGAGGAAGTATGCAACATGCTGAAATACATGAGAGGAAATGTTATTTCAAAGTGTGAGCATGCAGTCATGTAGACAGATGAACACCAAGAATGAATCATTATGGCACAAAGGTGAGGTAGAcaagacacacagatacacaaatggtaattgaaagaagaaaagtgaTTCACGCACTTCAAGTTTCTGCTCGTTCTGGGCCAAGCCGTCCTTCTGGCTTTGCAGGAAGACCGTTAGTGTGCGCGTGAGCTGCCTCCTATCATCTATTTCTGCCGCCAAGCGGCCACTGTAGTCTGCTAGCAGCATGCAGGCCTCCTCCACCAGGCGGGAAAGCCGCTCCCCTGACTCCTTATCTAAAGCACAGAAAGCATACAAAGAGCAGGGCACCATGCTTAAATATAACCAAGGAAGGACTGAGCTAGAGGTCACTCAGTTATCCATCAAAACTGGGAAAATGCAAATAGCTATTGTGAAATCAGATACTGTTTTGTATGGTAGATGGAGGCATTTTTAGCCCTTTTTATTCCTCTAGTTTCATTGTCCTGCTCAACAGCACTTCAGTTTTCATTGTTGGTTGAGGCAGAGAGATTAAAGCAAGAGTTAAATGCTTCATTTAGTCTTTTAATGTACAATATGTCAAAGTGGTAAAATTAAGGGCACCCCTGCTGTTTGAAACACATACCACATAACCGCAACAGCTGTGGTTTGTTTCCAGCTGACGACCTTTGTTGCACATTTATACCTCTCTCTACCCATGTTTCCTGTGTCTCTGCACTTTGAAAATCATATCAAggcaaaaaaaaccttttaaaaagtGGTAAAATTAGTAAAACATATTGATAGTGAACCATCTTTAAATATCTAGAAGAATCATCCATTGTAGGTTACTGACTAGTAAACATATATAgcgtgtgtgttttgggtgtcTTTTCATCTGCTTTGTCTTGTTCACTGAATTCCTCTCACACCCATATCAATAACATTGTAGCTAACAgtattgtcattttttgttttgtttgttcaacCCGCAGGGTTGAGGTGAGTAATAGGTGAAGAATGAATGTGGTTTTATGCAAGAGTGAAGTCTTCTTCACTCTTGCATAAAACCACATTCAAgagtgaagaagaaagagaagaaagagttCCATTTATTTATGCTTCACTGTTTTACACTGTTCAATTTACTGAAAAGCAAAAAGACTGAAGTGCACTGCCTGAAGTGACTGAAGTGAGATGTGAACCCTGGTGCTCTAGATCAAAAGCCGTTCCAATAGTATTTACCCGACCCCGCTTCCCATGAAGACAATTAACTAATCAgtacatgtgtttatgtgctgtgGGGaagacttgtgtttgtgtgtttgtatatatacacacagtacacaataCTGTGTTGTGTCCTGCCTCCTACCTGTGATCCTGTGAAGTAGTGACGTGTCCTGCACCTcagcaggaagagaggagattCGCTGACGCAGCACTGAATCGCCAGAGGCTGCATTCTCCAGCTCTTGCAGAGCTCGGATTAACTCcgctgtctgtgtgagagagagaaggtgatGAGCAGGAAAGGGAGATGAGACGAGCAAATTGGGGTATAGGTTAATGAGAGAAGCCTAGTTAATGACAAAGACACTTGAAACACATGAGAAACATTAGATCAGCATTTTAAGATGAGAATCCATCTAGAAGAtgctgtgtttactgtgttaCTGTTAAATGACCTCAGTGTGGTTACAAGTATCATTTCAATTAAACCCTGTATTTATGACTACAGTTTGTCTTGGCCAGAACCTGTGGGGGCTCAGCGGGGGAACTCTGAGAAGCAAAGTCCTCGTCATCTGGTTGGGTCTCCTCATATGACCTCTTCTTAgcctttttttctccatctaGGATTTACAAGAGAAGAGGGCAAGGCAAAAGActacgtcacacacacacacaagtgtcaagtgttatttaaaaatgtgagcaatgtgtgtgtgcagacaagTCTGGCAGGGTACGCAGTCACATTATCTCTTACAGAGCAACCATGTAGACAAGGTACAGGATAGTATTGTGTGAACTTACATAGGACTTGTGAGAGCTGATCCAGCAGGTTGTTCTCGTACACAGTTCTCTCCTGCCAGATGGACAAAACCCGACCCAGCTGTTTCTTACAGCCCTCCTCGCCCTCTCTGGatacatataatacatacaacaaacacatacactttAAAAATCTTTGAGAAACTCAACTAATGTTGACTGgataaaacagaaagaaaaggtgACAACTTCAGtgtcaatatacagtatatgtaaatatacacatttaggtatagggggaaaaaaatcacctgCAATTCTTTTCAGAAATCACTCAAAGAAATTTGACTGATCAATTTCTTGTATTGCTaatatttaaaatctaaaattttGTATGACTCAATCCATAAAAAATTCCATAACTTAAGCAACCTgcaataaacaaacacattaaacactgcATTTTCTTGAACCTTTTACAGATATTTAGACAACGTAGACATACTAATGATAGGTAATATTAAATCTGACCTGTACACATGTTTGAATGCATCGACGATGACTGGTGCAAAGTCCTGGGTGAATTCTGGTCCTTTCCTCTTGCTGTTCTGAATGACGTCATTGGCCAAGTACAGGAAGGTCAGCTTGCGTGACACCTGAGCTACATGTATCCAaatgtgtatacacacacatacacacacacacacatcacacaggGGCTTGACTGAGGGGCTTTTGGATATGATTTACATGACAGAACTGTACATTGGATTTAAgaatttaatgaattaattagtgACATTCAGAGAAATTATCACAAGAAAatactacattgtaaatgcaaTGCCATGCTTTTCCAACCAAGCCAGACCATTGTGTATTTAAGttacttttttctatttatcaACGCAAATCACGTCACAGTAATTGGTCACAACTAAGGACAAAATCTATCCAGTAACATTTAGTCACACAGCTCATTCTTTACAACAACATGTAGACACAAAGGGCTAGAGCGTTAAAGGCAATTCatttcacaatatttttttttctctctctaatgACACAGCttgttttatgtgtctttttCATTTAGGTTTTATCTACCAATATGCACTTCAGTGGCACAGTCAGATTATACATTTAATGATGTATAcgcctttgttgtttttttggacaAGTCAGAGTCAACACTATGCCAAGCACAAAGCTCCAGAGAAATATCCCATCTCTATCCCCACTGCTATTAACGCTCCTTTCAGCCTTCAGACGAGCTCCCAAAATACAACATCCACTTGAGGTATCATTAGGCTGCTGACTTGCACCCTAAGGAAAAGTGTGCCAGTATTAGCTTCAAGTAGTGCAAAACCTGCCATCTATACAACAGGCTGcagcaaaaatatattcacaaCAGCTCAATTATGTGGTTATATAGTGACTGAACCTACACAATACATTTAGAGGCAGCATTTAACTTCACCAAGATTGTTTACAGTGTCAATGGCAGGTTAGTGATGAATATCTTCCATCTGACACGCTTTTAATGGCACAGTAGTATagaaaaactaaagaaaaaaacaacaaatccatAGGTCACTCCTTACATTTTTGTCAAACAACACATTCAATATTCTGTTTTGCAGTGAAAGACTCTTCCACTCTTATAGGCAGTAGAAGAGTTGTATTTTGTATCCTTATAGTTTCAGTGGGACATTTGAAGCCTGAGGGGCCTCAAAAGACATTTCAAACTTCAGTCAACCTGAGTATATTTACGACACTGCTTGAGAGAAATTAAGGAAAAACCACTTTTGGCCTAGCTTGGGGTTTTTTACATCCCAATAGAAATGTGGATCCATCCCCAGCAActacaaacaaatgtgtttgtcttttataGCTGCAATAATTGCTTTCTTGTGCACTCGGGGGGCATCAAAACCAGTCATTCTTGATAGTTTTGTGAACATCTGTCCATTGCTTTTTCACACAATAGACAGATGTTTGGATAATGTGTTTATAGTCAcctgaatgctttgttttggtcttcaccTACTCCCCTCTGGCTCTAGCCTGTCATTTGGTACTGGTCAGTTAGCATACAGTGGCTTAATGGGAGCTTTTAAACTGAAAGCTGCCTATTACTGCTAGAAAAGAGGTTAAtgacggtaaaaaaaaaaaataaataaaataaaaaaataaaaacaaaacaaagagatgaaagaggctaaaacgcCCTGCAGATATAAATTGGGTGATAATCCTCATATAGTCATTAGCACAACTGTTAGTGTAAAAACTATATATTGGTGTAGCTTTAAGGAATTTGGCTTAAGGAGCATTTAATATCTGTCATGAGTAATACCTAAGGACCCTGATAAATGGTATGACTCTTTTATGAGAGCCTGTTATAATCTCGTTTACCGAGGCTAACATTAATGTAGTGCAGTTTTAAAACCCAGAGTTAATTTGCATAGCAACTTTATTAGCCTTAACATAGCCAACACATAAACAGACGAGAGATAACGTGATTAAACGCTAACTTCACGTTACTGTTATTAGCCAATGTGAGTCAACACGATTTAAACTGGCCGTGCTcgttagctagcgttagcagtTACCGAGCAACGACCAGAGCTACGTAACTTTAACGTTAGCTAAGAGTTTGACATTTACAATAACGCTAACTTGTGACTTGTAGAAGCATGTTAGCAGTCTTTGTTTGACTTGTAGGAACATTATGGCAGTCTTTATGACGAGGAACCAGCTAGCTTATTATGTCAGCCTTACCTTTTCTCAGTTCGCTGAACCAAACATTGACAATACTCTTCGAGTGTTTTCTATGATGAATGAGCCACAACGACAACGTCTGCACACTTTGCTGAGAGTTGCTAAGCTCGGATAGTTTCTTTTCTAAAGCTGCCTCAGAGAAAGCTGACATCTCGACGAGATTAGGGGGAGAGTACGAGGCACTGGGAGAGGCAGCTTTAAGGTTCTCCCAGATGTGTTATAAAttagccagtaactacagaaaACGCATCCATCCAAATTACATATCCAACGCCACCTTTGCTGTGTTAAAGACTGGTTGTTAATGCTAACGCACTGCCCTCTCGGTGGTGTTAAAGGGTCACCAGGCTAGCTAGCTGGCTCTGCTTCGGGCAAACTACAGCAGCCTGCAAGAGGCGCTTCCGTACGCCCGCTATGCTGCGTTCATGTCCCACGGAAATAACAGGTTTAATCATTAAAATCCACCTGGCACAGCTGGCAGCTATAAGCGTTAGCTCAGATATTGTCAGATATGTTAATGTCTCCAAGATGTCTTGTATAttggatgtgtttttattagggcctgagccccaaaagggcgaggaccctattgtatttcgtgtgtttgtttatttcttcttccccattattctttctttattattacgccacttcaacccttaatttgaccccctaagcatgttcaaaaactcaccaaatttggcacacacatcaggtctagtgaaaaatttgataaaatgtaaaaattatccctCAAAGTGCCTAAATGTGCcctatagcgccacctatgtatctaatatggctgccacggcccgtaggaatgtcgtagtgagatcgaaccaaaactcaattattcgtctcatcaagacctacaaatcatacgctgacactcCTGActtaaatccaacaggaagtccacaatatGCCCATAAAAGTACgactttgcgccaattttggacccccaagaaacgctatctcttcctagggcgttaatggtatcggcttcaaactttgatacatgactAATCGCACTGTGCtaaacaaaagttattaaaaactttgtattaACTCGAACGCTTTAGATataataagccctgaaagttgtggtgccacatcacaccttacaatgtaaaccaatggggaggcaatctctaggcatggactttgtgtcaaacaaatggttctgatgtctaaactataagtccgaccactttgaaacctgtatcaatggattagcgacgaaatttcctacataaaaatgtgatttttaatgtaggatttggccaaagtcatgggatttatgaggatatttcacaagaagtgagagagagagagaatgggagggggagatgagtaaagtcagacctgtcagcccaggtctgaaaacatctataTGCCTGTGAcacccttggactgcaccacactccagttacttagtgtttctacacatctgacagcagtgttcaatacTTACTTTATTTTCAAGGAGTACAAGTGCTcctgaatgaaaaaaattaggagcatacatataactttaggagcacactgaaaaatgttcaagtaatagtttcttaaagaaaacaattcattacatacatatttacaatttatcacacacatatttcaactctttgtgtgtgtgtgtgtatgtaaatcacaatttatgttgtttttaggggtgctcgattatggcaaaaatcataatcacgattatttcttcaatattgagatcacaattatttaacatgattcctttttgactgtcatttttgccaatCGCCGATgttcatatatgcacatattttttccccacttggctgaggagactattacacatgcaatcatatatcGTACTAACGATCAAGAATGGCATTAAAAcggcattaaaactttaatggacctgcagttttgttttgtagtttattagacagacaggaataatgtgtaggatttaatcattggttcacagtccgaagcggagggtggcagtaatgcacctaatatgctggttATATGCTGGTTGAAAACATATTATGCACTGGGACACAGACCATAATAGTCATGGTCTATAGAAATCTTCAGCAGTCTCCTTGTTGATGCTACCTATGGAGGATTAGAAGACTTGGACATTGAAACAGGTGTACTACACAGACCCAAATGTGGTCAAATGTTGAgtgaatgtgtaaaaagtgtttttaacttTGAAACTCAAGTGCAGCAGACTCAGGACACATCAAATTAAGAGATGTGAATTAAAAGGAGAAACCTTACAATGTCGCCTTACACTGAAACCAAACCACACTACATAAAaacaagggggggggggtctaaAAAGAAATCAACATCTGATCTCACATCCTTTGATTATATACCAGCCAACACAGATATGTCTCTAGCAGTGCACTAAATCATCTAAATGAGTCAAAATCATCCAGGATTCAGCAGTTTCCAATAACTTTTAGTGAAATCATATATCTGACATTGTTTCATGACCAGGTCACACAATTTCAGAAAATCCACTCAAGGATGTAAAGAGTAAAGTCCCGTTCGAATTATTCAGGTACAACTTGTATAACAAATCCAGCCAAAAGTAGTTCAATATATTTATTGACAATCATAAACCACGACCTCAGTGTGATTTGAAACCTCaatgatttctcttttttgttattCTTAACTGATATAAAGCACTGAAAAACCAACAGCTTTATAAAGTTTGATGCATAACATTACTAAGCGTGTTTCTTATTCTCACTTTGTTTTGGGGATGTATGTAAAACCTCGTAATATAGTACATTGTGGTACTTTTCACTTAAAATTATCTAATTATCATCTGCTAATATGGCTTCAGTCAATTTTATTCCTCAGGTGTTATTATTGATATGCTTCATTATAAATCAAAAATGGTTTTGTTTATATGTAACCAGACATTATAAAAATTGAGCTATACTAATGGAATTAACTTAAAATTGACCTAGAGCCTGAAAttcagaagtaaaaaaaaaaaaaaaaaaaaaatcacattcaaaaatgtaaaagcacAGCATTTTCATTTCTGTCCCTTATTTAAACTGCAGTTTAGTCCATGCTTGTGTAAATGATTGAGTCATCacaattttaagtttaaagtgGCCTCCCCTTGTTTCCAAGCATGTCAAAGAAACATTGTCACCATTTAGGCTCATTTTAGTTTAATGGTCCAAAAATCTGACCTTTTTCTCAATTTAGGtgaatgaaaagttaaaaaaaaaaaaaagccttgtgTCAGTTTCATAGTAAAGTAGTCCGAGTATTTAATCATGcaatataaatgttaaaactgAAAGTCAAAGGGGAAAATTCTGAGACATTTCTGAGATGACTATACAAGTTTTCttttagaaaaacacaaagtatgACAGCGCCATTAGAACCCAAGGCGGAAGTGAGTGGATATGTGGCGTCAGCGATGTGAGGTGCTATATGCAGAACTGGGATATGCAAGCACATATGGAGGTGCTCCAGCTACATTCCCTGAAATCATCCCACCTGACAAACCAGTGCCTCTGAAATTAAGATGAGAGCATGCTTCATAACACAGAGCTTGCCCAGGTGGGATGAATGCATTTGAATGGGACATATCACCACTTCCGCCGCTGTCGCCACTGACTGGATGACGAAAGAGCTGATCAGGGTTTGTCCTTTGTCCATTATTGTAACCGGGGTTAGACATCACCCCCCCGTGGCCTATTTGGACGCCTTGATAGGCCAAGGGTTGCGTCATATATCTTTGTGGCGCTGTTTGGACGTGGCCAATCATGAACTCCATGTAGGTTTGCAATCCTCTCTGTTCCATCTCAAGAAACTGTACTCTAGGGTCTGGTGCAATGCCATCACTGTGAACATGGGAATCTCCTATGTGAGGATGCGTGTTGATCCTAGTAGCATCTAAATGAGGAGCCAGTTCACCAGACAAACTGCGGTGCCCCACACTTCCCACAGGAAGACATGTATGATTTTGTGCCATGTACTGTGTAATGGGCTGTTGTTGGTAATAGTGTTGGGTAGCATTTGTGCTAATCTCGTGTCTCTCCCCTCTAGGTACATCCACTCTTGTGCCAACTTCATTCTGGAAAGTTGAATTGTACCACTGCTCAGAGAAATCCTCCTCACGTCTGTCGAAAGAGTGATAAGATGACTCCTCCTGCGTGCAGGACGCAGCAGGTAACTGCCCTTCATTTTGCCACTCTTTAGAAAAGTTCTTCTTTGATCTTCCTTGTGAACGATGCCATCTGTTGTAATTCCTTTCCTCGTAAGCCTTTTGGTTTTTTGTATTAGTTAGGTCTTCAGACTGGTTGAAGTAATCAAGGTAACCATCCACTTCTTGATACTGAGTGACAGTGATGTTTCTTTCTGGTCCCACGTATTGACCAGAGTCTGTATCTCCACTATCCAAGCCTTGCTGAAGTTGCGAGGGTGGACACATTGAGGTGTGCTCAGAGTGGTTAACGGCAAATGTACCAGAGTCACAGTCCGACTCACATTCCTCTGTCTGGGTCTCTGGCGAGGGAATGAGATCTGAGTCGGCTGAAGGGGAGTATGATGACACAGGGAGGCTGTCCGTGCTGAAAGACGTCCTCTCCAGCAGTACTGCACCTTTGGTGAGAGGTAGGCTTACCTTGAACACAGTATTAGTACCTTTCCTCATCTTTCTCTTTGATGTCATTCTCTCTTTTGACTGCACTAGAGCGCGTTTCTCTGCCATGCCTTGATTGAAGGTCTTGTTGACAATTTGCCCTTAAAGAAAAAGTGTAAATTGAACACAGAGAGGttgaaaagcagcagaaaactacaaaaaacattttcctctctTCAGATGAACTGTAGCTTTGAAGCACACACACCTTTGACAgccattttcttcttttgaatGTTATTGTGTGTCCATCCATTACACAGCATCTTTATACCTGGGAAAAATGAAAGACAATACAAGGGgtatacaaagaaaaaatacaaacaagcaTATGTGTGTTCACAAAATGCACTGAGTTTGAGAGTAAGTAAGGAGTTCAAAATAGCATGTTTGAATGCTGGATAAGAACaataacagaagaagaagaatgaagcAGATAAAAAGGGGTGAATGATACAACAATAGATACTAAAAGGATAAGTTCCAGGAGGAAGAATGTTTCAAACTTGAGACCTTGTGGAGTATCATTTTTATGCAGAGCACCTattcaaaaaattaaaagtaataagAACTAATAATGCGAGGGGGCAGAGAGTAAAATAATC encodes:
- the LOC137199045 gene encoding regulation of nuclear pre-mRNA domain-containing protein 1A-like isoform X3 — encoded protein: MSAFSEAALEKKLSELSNSQQSVQTLSLWLIHHRKHSKSIVNVWFSELRKAQVSRKLTFLYLANDVIQNSKRKGPEFTQDFAPVIVDAFKHVYREGEEGCKKQLGRVLSIWQERTVYENNLLDQLSQVLYGEKKAKKRSYEETQPDDEDFASQSSPAEPPQTAELIRALQELENAASGDSVLRQRISSLPAEVQDTSLLHRITGVQTQTGEGDPGPEGAAFPFEQSSRRTLQLFKLTFRHLTRYLNPPATETSQPVSLDI
- the LOC137199045 gene encoding regulation of nuclear pre-mRNA domain-containing protein 1A-like isoform X2, with amino-acid sequence MSAFSEAALEKKLSELSNSQQSVQTLSLWLIHHRKHSKSIVNVWFSELRKAQVSRKLTFLYLANDVIQNSKRKGPEFTQDFAPVIVDAFKHVYREGEEGCKKQLGRVLSIWQERTVYENNLLDQLSQVLYGEKKAKKRSYEETQPDDEDFASQSSPAEPPQTAELIRALQELENAASGDSVLRQRISSLPAEVQDTSLLHRITDKESGERLSRLVEEACMLLADYSGRLAAEIDDRRQLTRTLTVFLQSQKDGLAQNEQKLEEYKRKLARVTQVRKELRSRLNNLPGGRYNSSN
- the LOC137199045 gene encoding regulation of nuclear pre-mRNA domain-containing protein 1A-like isoform X1, which produces MSAFSEAALEKKLSELSNSQQSVQTLSLWLIHHRKHSKSIVNVWFSELRKAQVSRKLTFLYLANDVIQNSKRKGPEFTQDFAPVIVDAFKHVYREGEEGCKKQLGRVLSIWQERTVYENNLLDQLSQVLYGEKKAKKRSYEETQPDDEDFASQSSPAEPPQTAELIRALQELENAASGDSVLRQRISSLPAEVQDTSLLHRITDKESGERLSRLVEEACMLLADYSGRLAAEIDDRRQLTRTLTVFLQSQKDGLAQNEQKLEVRESLFFFQLPFVYLCVLSTSPLCHNDSFLVFICLHDCMLTL
- the si:ch211-199g17.2 gene encoding uncharacterized protein si:ch211-199g17.2, with the protein product MQRGVSSELFDSLKVYLNNKNRLQPIIGLSSIIECVKTGSDGREALYLCEVCVCRLSMADMRNHIMGSLHRYNYIKARHPHFASEWKENADLSLLAWPLMETAKVLEGKEGPGDIKLLEVGDAVFQKMARHSDSDAVTLINSLRHGQGQSDPERTQLERYTVQSQRIVLLGQDLRRQSKRSHKTSAQTNKPPSLIQSTVASSVNSNSWLNNISTSQLDKTQMSANSNSFLDGYTGTKPLIGLFSVVECRSEDGRTYCFLCHCCRIRVNKKDIIDHLTSTSHLVNSLMESHPEQVEDINDNQHLQSLAKKVEQEEGRGELEVVNAPESLCILLTGKSYHWCIKMLCNGWTHNNIQKKKMAVKGQIVNKTFNQGMAEKRALVQSKERMTSKRKMRKGTNTVFKVSLPLTKGAVLLERTSFSTDSLPVSSYSPSADSDLIPSPETQTEECESDCDSGTFAVNHSEHTSMCPPSQLQQGLDSGDTDSGQYVGPERNITVTQYQEVDGYLDYFNQSEDLTNTKNQKAYEERNYNRWHRSQGRSKKNFSKEWQNEGQLPAASCTQEESSYHSFDRREEDFSEQWYNSTFQNEVGTRVDVPRGERHEISTNATQHYYQQQPITQYMAQNHTCLPVGSVGHRSLSGELAPHLDATRINTHPHIGDSHVHSDGIAPDPRVQFLEMEQRGLQTYMEFMIGHVQTAPQRYMTQPLAYQGVQIGHGGVMSNPGYNNGQRTNPDQLFRHPVSGDSGGSGDMSHSNAFIPPGQALCYEACSHLNFRGTGLSGGMISGNVAGAPPYVLAYPSSAYSTSHR